In one Methanobacterium formicicum genomic region, the following are encoded:
- a CDS encoding coenzyme F420-0:L-glutamate ligase, translating into MNHSPSESHLKEKYSTYSEGNNNYQMIGVQTGYIKPGESYDVILDRAAKHLQDQDFLVISETPLAISQGRLVDETEFIPSLSAYLLAELWSKYLWGYFLGPLLGIKKRTIKNLRKLPPEARPHKELILQRYGWRHALKPASEAGVDLSNAPGTCVSLLPHDPQGLSEEIGAKIVNSSGKNVTVVIIDTDATYQLGKIIFTSLPVSASGIRNNWGLFAYLLGRFGRILGPTPLGISQHHKLEKIFQIARAAEEHQKIHENNMETVYDMQKLLEGKVNTITIDMLDSITHMPAVIVREV; encoded by the coding sequence ATGAATCATTCACCCTCTGAATCTCATCTTAAAGAGAAATACTCCACCTATTCTGAAGGAAACAATAATTACCAGATGATAGGTGTACAAACAGGTTACATCAAACCAGGAGAATCCTACGATGTTATACTGGACCGGGCAGCAAAACATCTTCAGGACCAGGACTTTCTGGTGATTTCCGAAACTCCCCTGGCCATATCTCAGGGTAGACTGGTGGATGAAACAGAATTTATACCATCCTTAAGCGCCTATTTACTGGCAGAACTATGGTCCAAGTACTTATGGGGCTATTTTCTCGGTCCCCTGCTGGGTATTAAAAAGAGAACCATTAAAAACCTCAGAAAACTCCCCCCTGAGGCTCGCCCCCATAAAGAATTAATATTGCAACGTTATGGTTGGAGACATGCACTTAAACCTGCATCTGAGGCAGGAGTTGATTTGAGTAATGCCCCTGGAACTTGTGTTTCTTTATTACCCCATGATCCACAGGGCCTTTCCGAAGAGATTGGGGCAAAAATTGTTAACAGCAGTGGTAAAAATGTCACCGTGGTTATAATTGACACTGATGCCACTTACCAGCTTGGAAAAATAATATTCACCTCTTTACCAGTTTCTGCCAGTGGAATAAGAAATAACTGGGGATTATTTGCTTATTTATTAGGTCGTTTTGGTCGTATTCTGGGCCCCACTCCACTGGGAATTTCCCAACACCATAAACTTGAAAAGATTTTCCAAATTGCCCGTGCAGCAGAAGAACACCAGAAAATCCATGAAAATAATATGGAAACAGTTTATGATATGCAGAAATTATTGGAGGGGAAGGTTAACACCATAACCATAGACATGCTGGATTCAATAACTCACATGCCGGCAGTCATAGTTCGTGAGGTATAA
- a CDS encoding TfuA-related McrA-glycine thioamidation protein, whose product MGKRIVVFIGPSLPLKEAKQILDADYHPPVARDDVAVLLDDPPQVIGIIDGVFHQQPAVSHKEILRALDAGITVVGGSSMGALRSAELDYAGMIGIGTVYQEYRDGIIESDDDVAIVFDPVTHELLCEALVSMNHNFQRAEAEGIINSREVRMLYETAKKIYYPQRNYPRVLNDADLDEDKKKKLEIFLKEKGTDIKSEDARKVLTYIKNMD is encoded by the coding sequence TTGGGCAAACGAATTGTGGTTTTTATTGGACCTTCACTTCCTCTGAAAGAGGCTAAACAAATATTAGATGCTGATTATCACCCGCCGGTAGCTAGAGATGATGTGGCTGTCCTTTTAGACGATCCTCCCCAAGTAATTGGGATAATCGACGGTGTTTTTCACCAGCAGCCGGCAGTCTCCCACAAGGAAATACTACGCGCATTAGATGCGGGGATAACTGTGGTGGGTGGTTCCAGCATGGGGGCACTTAGATCAGCGGAACTGGATTACGCGGGCATGATTGGGATTGGAACAGTTTACCAGGAGTACCGGGATGGAATAATAGAATCTGACGATGATGTGGCCATTGTATTCGATCCGGTAACCCACGAACTTCTCTGTGAGGCTCTGGTGAGCATGAACCATAATTTCCAGAGGGCGGAAGCAGAAGGTATAATTAATTCTCGTGAAGTGCGAATGCTTTATGAGACTGCTAAAAAAATTTACTATCCTCAGAGGAATTATCCACGGGTTCTAAACGACGCTGATCTGGATGAAGATAAGAAAAAGAAACTTGAAATCTTTTTAAAGGAAAAGGGAACTGATATTAAGTCTGAAGATGCCCGTAAAGTCTTGACCTACATTAAAAACATGGATTAA
- the tfe gene encoding transcription factor E: protein MLADPNVQEILIDVTKDDENSIPIIQCLLNGKTTDEEIAEETEIRLNIVRRILYKLYDAGVASYKRSKDPETQWYTYSWKFEEDKIAEIISDKVEKFSQELHQSLEYEEDNMFFVCPNGCRYNFEEASERNFICPDCNTNMEFQDNSSIIMELKELQERMS from the coding sequence ATGCTCGCAGATCCCAATGTGCAGGAAATTCTCATTGATGTTACTAAAGATGATGAGAATAGCATCCCCATTATTCAATGTCTATTGAATGGTAAAACTACCGATGAGGAAATTGCTGAAGAAACTGAAATCAGACTTAACATTGTGAGAAGAATACTTTATAAGTTATATGATGCCGGCGTGGCCAGCTACAAGAGAAGTAAGGACCCTGAAACCCAGTGGTATACTTACAGCTGGAAATTTGAGGAAGATAAAATCGCGGAAATCATATCTGATAAGGTTGAAAAGTTCTCCCAGGAACTTCACCAGTCACTGGAATATGAAGAAGACAACATGTTTTTTGTCTGTCCCAATGGTTGTCGCTATAATTTTGAAGAGGCATCGGAAAGAAATTTCATATGCCCGGACTGCAACACCAACATGGAGTTCCAGGATAATTCATCAATAATTATGGAATTAAAGGAATTACAGGAAAGGATGAGCTAA
- a CDS encoding GTP-binding protein, translated as MRMVIVAGTPGSGKTAVLIHALRSLNESGLKSAVVKIDCLYTDDDTKFAKVGVPTKVGLSMDMCPDHYAIYNLEEMADWADENDAELLVVETAGLCHRCAPFTVNSLGVCVIDATSGPNTPLKVGPFLSTADIAVITKGDMISQAEREIFRERVLEVNPNCKIIEANGLSGQGCTELADEIKKSQEVTLEGEKLRHSAPLAVCTLCVGETKVNKKYHRGILRRIDGFQSYEGE; from the coding sequence ATGAGAATGGTAATTGTTGCCGGGACACCCGGTTCTGGAAAAACTGCGGTTTTAATTCACGCTCTGCGCAGTTTAAATGAAAGTGGATTAAAATCTGCAGTGGTAAAAATTGACTGCCTGTACACTGATGATGATACTAAATTTGCCAAGGTAGGAGTACCCACCAAGGTAGGACTGTCCATGGACATGTGCCCGGACCACTACGCTATCTACAATCTGGAGGAAATGGCTGATTGGGCAGATGAAAACGATGCAGAACTTCTGGTGGTGGAAACTGCAGGATTATGCCACCGTTGCGCACCTTTCACAGTGAACTCCCTGGGAGTTTGTGTTATAGATGCCACCAGCGGTCCCAACACACCCCTTAAGGTAGGGCCATTCCTGAGTACGGCAGATATTGCGGTGATCACCAAGGGAGATATGATATCCCAGGCAGAAAGGGAGATATTCCGGGAAAGAGTTCTTGAAGTAAACCCAAATTGTAAAATAATAGAAGCTAATGGTTTAAGTGGGCAGGGATGCACGGAACTGGCTGATGAAATTAAGAAATCCCAGGAAGTCACCCTGGAGGGTGAAAAACTACGACACTCAGCTCCACTGGCAGTGTGCACCCTCTGCGTAGGTGAAACCAAGGTGAACAAGAAATACCACCGGGGTATATTACGTCGTATCGATGGATTCCAGAGTTACGAAGGGGAATAA
- a CDS encoding (Fe-S)-binding protein — translation MTEVPVDVGQQNKILMLLPGYNCGICGYARCDEFAGALTRKKVDLEKCRFLSQEMFQDDLAKIQEILKEIKVIPEEEKIVGVLDGYEADLILKPLPEEESCRETLYPFTREEIKAGEIIRYRPLGCPITHFARVLEENHGLITVHLVGPCHRLDSEAEFKFKDVGVCMVGGFEGIIEGKLPRVGETVRFLPYHCMMQKVHSGVVVQLEGRRALIEGIDLKVWAPPLKG, via the coding sequence ATGACTGAAGTTCCAGTTGATGTTGGTCAGCAAAATAAGATTCTAATGCTACTTCCGGGTTACAACTGTGGCATCTGTGGATACGCCCGCTGTGATGAGTTTGCCGGGGCACTGACCCGGAAAAAAGTGGACCTGGAGAAGTGCCGTTTCCTCTCTCAGGAAATGTTCCAGGATGATCTGGCAAAAATACAGGAAATCTTAAAGGAAATAAAAGTAATCCCTGAAGAGGAGAAAATTGTGGGAGTTTTAGATGGATACGAGGCAGACCTTATACTGAAACCCCTTCCTGAAGAAGAATCCTGCAGAGAAACCCTCTACCCCTTTACCCGGGAAGAGATTAAAGCCGGTGAAATCATAAGATACCGCCCCCTGGGCTGTCCCATCACCCACTTTGCCCGGGTACTGGAAGAAAACCATGGATTGATCACCGTGCACCTGGTTGGCCCCTGCCACCGTCTGGATAGTGAGGCTGAATTTAAATTTAAAGACGTGGGAGTGTGCATGGTGGGAGGATTTGAAGGAATTATTGAAGGTAAATTACCCCGGGTGGGAGAAACCGTACGCTTCCTACCTTACCACTGTATGATGCAAAAGGTTCACTCCGGGGTTGTGGTTCAGTTGGAAGGTAGAAGAGCCTTAATTGAAGGTATAGACCTGAAGGTATGGGCACCTCCCCTAAAGGGATAA
- a CDS encoding TIGR00295 family protein has protein sequence MILNESNPSQILQEFNCPPFVIAHSRAVLSRAIKMKMEFELEVDMELVKTGALLHDIGRSQTNGIKHAVVGAELLKERGFPWEVVNIVERHIGAGISREEAKVLGLPPKDYLPLTLEEKLVAHADNLIHGTQEVDLEFVIKKWRKNLGENHPSIPKIIKLHSEITKTPVT, from the coding sequence TTGATTTTAAATGAAAGTAACCCTTCCCAAATTTTACAAGAATTTAACTGTCCTCCTTTTGTGATTGCACACTCCAGAGCAGTCCTTTCCAGGGCAATAAAAATGAAAATGGAGTTTGAATTGGAAGTGGATATGGAACTGGTTAAAACCGGAGCCCTGCTACACGATATAGGTCGCTCCCAGACCAATGGCATAAAGCACGCTGTGGTGGGAGCAGAACTACTAAAAGAGAGGGGGTTTCCCTGGGAAGTAGTTAACATTGTGGAAAGGCATATTGGTGCGGGAATTAGCAGGGAAGAAGCGAAAGTTCTGGGACTTCCCCCTAAAGACTACCTACCACTTACCTTAGAAGAGAAATTGGTGGCCCATGCTGATAATCTTATCCACGGCACACAGGAAGTTGATTTAGAATTTGTAATTAAAAAGTGGAGGAAGAACCTGGGAGAAAACCACCCTTCCATACCCAAAATCATAAAACTCCACTCGGAAATTACCAAAACCCCAGTTACTTAA
- a CDS encoding ATP-binding cassette domain-containing protein yields the protein MIEEITIMGGFDKQENPEPVKKVVIKRGEIFGVVGPTGSGKSSLIGDIEQLSQEDSFSRRKILVNGEEPSYEDRTNPRKKMVAQLSQNMNFLADMTVGEFLSLHAKCRGASSKCVNAVIELANTLTGEPIKKDHDLTILSGGQSRALMVADVAIISNSPIVLIDEIENAGIRKHDALEALAGHGKIVMVVTHDPVLALMTDKRIVMKNGGMQNVVSTSEEEKTISQKLNKIDELMLSLRDKVRNGEIIQDISMEDLES from the coding sequence ATGATAGAAGAGATAACTATTATGGGCGGTTTCGACAAGCAAGAAAACCCGGAACCCGTTAAAAAAGTTGTAATAAAAAGGGGAGAAATCTTTGGAGTGGTAGGACCCACTGGAAGTGGTAAAAGCTCCCTTATAGGTGATATAGAACAACTCTCCCAGGAAGATAGTTTCTCCCGTAGAAAAATACTGGTCAACGGTGAGGAACCCAGTTACGAAGACCGGACCAACCCCCGGAAAAAAATGGTGGCCCAGCTTTCCCAGAACATGAATTTCTTGGCGGACATGACTGTGGGAGAATTTCTAAGTTTACATGCCAAGTGCCGTGGGGCCAGCAGCAAATGTGTGAATGCAGTTATTGAACTGGCCAACACCCTAACTGGGGAACCCATAAAAAAGGATCACGACCTCACCATCCTCAGTGGGGGTCAATCAAGGGCCCTCATGGTTGCCGATGTGGCTATTATCAGCAACTCTCCTATCGTACTCATTGATGAGATTGAAAATGCAGGGATCAGGAAACACGATGCCCTGGAAGCCCTGGCCGGGCATGGTAAAATAGTCATGGTGGTAACCCACGACCCGGTACTGGCCCTCATGACTGACAAGCGAATTGTCATGAAAAACGGTGGAATGCAGAATGTTGTATCTACCAGTGAAGAAGAAAAGACCATCTCTCAGAAATTGAATAAAATCGATGAGTTAATGTTAAGTTTACGGGATAAAGTCCGTAATGGCGAAATTATTCAAGATATTAGTATGGAAGATTTGGAATCATAA
- the comA gene encoding phosphosulfolactate synthase: MNAFNFLTPQRTPKAGTGITMMLDKGMGPVFLIDLLEISGRYADLAKFGWGTSAIHNRELIKEKVEIYHSYDVNPYPGGTLFEIAYSQNKLEEFLDEADKLGFGAVEISDGTIEISKDERMEIISTVKEQGFLTITEVGKKDPHQDHLLSPEDRLEMVNLDLEFGADLVLMEAREGGKGIGVFDNKGNVKEDELQTLIEGTPVDKIIWEAPQKAQQAYFILKLGANVNLGNIPPDEITALETMRLGLRGDTLGKVNLG, from the coding sequence ATGAACGCCTTCAATTTTCTCACACCACAACGCACACCAAAAGCCGGCACCGGAATAACCATGATGTTGGATAAAGGAATGGGTCCGGTTTTTTTAATAGATCTTCTTGAAATCTCGGGAAGATATGCAGATCTCGCTAAATTTGGGTGGGGAACCTCTGCTATCCACAACCGGGAACTCATCAAGGAAAAAGTGGAAATATATCATTCTTACGATGTTAACCCCTATCCTGGTGGAACTCTCTTTGAAATTGCCTATTCCCAGAATAAACTGGAAGAATTTTTAGATGAAGCTGATAAACTGGGATTCGGTGCAGTAGAAATATCAGATGGTACCATTGAAATTTCTAAAGATGAACGAATGGAGATCATTTCCACGGTAAAAGAACAGGGATTTTTAACCATAACTGAAGTGGGTAAAAAAGATCCCCACCAAGACCACCTTCTATCCCCGGAAGACCGTTTGGAAATGGTTAACCTCGATCTGGAGTTTGGTGCTGACCTGGTGCTGATGGAGGCCCGTGAAGGTGGAAAGGGGATCGGTGTTTTTGATAATAAAGGGAATGTTAAAGAAGATGAATTACAAACACTCATTGAAGGTACCCCTGTTGATAAAATAATATGGGAAGCTCCCCAGAAAGCTCAACAAGCATATTTCATTTTAAAATTAGGAGCCAATGTTAATTTAGGTAATATACCACCAGATGAGATCACTGCCCTGGAAACCATGCGATTAGGTCTGAGAGGAGACACTTTAGGAAAGGTGAATCTGGGATGA